In the Ilumatobacteraceae bacterium genome, one interval contains:
- a CDS encoding ABC transporter ATP-binding protein: MSDDRTNTDTTNGTGPTGERDDQDVLTTTGREARRGSFGPGGGAGMPTERSENFGVVVRRLGTILGRETPLLILVVALTVASVVLVVLGPRLLGQATDIIVSGVAGDGIDFGALHDKLFVVGGIYVASWVLAYSQGYILAGVLQRSMFGLREQVETKINRLPLSYIDRHARGDLLSRVTNDIDNLSQSLQQTTSQILTSLLTLIGVIVMMFVISPLLAAVALVTVPTSVWLMKMIGGKARPRFMAQWRHTGSLNAQAEEVFTGHAIVKSFGRQRDVEARFRRDNDELYEASYTAQFTASLIQPMMVFMGNLQFVLIAVVGGLRISSGSMTVGEMQALIQYARQFSQPLTHLASMTATFQSGIASLERVLELIDAPEQTAEQADTIDPAPVRGRIEFDDVHFSYDPDTTLISGLSLVAEPGQTIAIVGPTGAGKTTIVNLLMRFYDLDGGTIRLDGRDIASFPRRELRSKVGMVLQDTWLFGGTILENLRYGNPDATDEQIREAARVTYVDRFVHSLPAGYDTVINDDGDNISAGEKQLVTIARAFLADPSILILDEATSSVDTRTEVLIQEAMNALRSQRTSFVIAHRLSTIRGADVILVMDGGRIVEQGNHDELIDRGGAYAQLYQAQFAGQST; this comes from the coding sequence ATGAGCGACGACCGCACGAACACCGACACCACCAACGGCACCGGTCCGACCGGCGAACGCGACGACCAGGACGTCCTGACCACCACGGGCCGCGAAGCCCGCCGCGGCAGCTTCGGCCCCGGCGGCGGCGCCGGCATGCCGACCGAGCGCAGCGAGAACTTCGGCGTCGTCGTGCGCCGCCTCGGCACGATCCTCGGCCGCGAGACGCCCCTGCTGATCCTGGTCGTCGCGCTGACGGTGGCCAGTGTCGTGCTCGTCGTCCTCGGCCCCCGCCTGCTCGGGCAGGCGACCGACATCATCGTCAGCGGCGTCGCCGGTGACGGCATCGACTTCGGTGCACTCCACGACAAGCTGTTCGTGGTGGGCGGGATCTACGTCGCCTCGTGGGTGCTCGCGTACTCGCAGGGCTACATCCTCGCCGGGGTGCTCCAGCGGTCGATGTTCGGCTTGCGCGAGCAGGTCGAGACCAAGATCAACCGGCTGCCGCTCAGCTACATCGACCGGCACGCTCGCGGCGATCTGCTCAGCCGGGTCACCAACGACATCGACAACCTCAGCCAGAGTCTCCAGCAGACGACCAGTCAGATCCTGACGTCGTTGCTCACGCTGATCGGCGTGATCGTGATGATGTTCGTGATCTCGCCGCTGCTCGCGGCGGTCGCGCTCGTCACCGTTCCGACGTCGGTCTGGTTGATGAAGATGATCGGTGGCAAGGCGCGACCGAGGTTCATGGCGCAGTGGCGGCACACCGGCAGCCTCAACGCTCAGGCCGAGGAGGTGTTCACTGGCCACGCGATCGTGAAGAGCTTCGGTCGCCAGCGCGATGTCGAGGCCCGCTTCCGTCGCGACAACGACGAGCTGTACGAGGCGAGCTACACGGCGCAGTTCACGGCCAGCCTCATCCAACCGATGATGGTCTTCATGGGGAACCTGCAGTTCGTCCTCATCGCCGTCGTCGGTGGTCTGCGGATCTCGAGCGGTTCGATGACGGTCGGCGAGATGCAGGCGCTGATCCAGTACGCGCGGCAGTTCAGTCAGCCGCTGACGCACCTCGCGTCGATGACCGCGACGTTCCAGTCGGGCATCGCGTCGCTCGAACGGGTGCTCGAACTGATCGACGCCCCCGAGCAGACCGCCGAACAGGCCGACACGATCGACCCGGCACCCGTCCGTGGGCGGATCGAGTTCGACGACGTGCACTTCTCGTACGACCCCGACACGACGCTCATCTCGGGGCTCAGCCTCGTGGCCGAACCCGGACAGACGATCGCGATCGTCGGCCCGACCGGTGCCGGCAAGACCACGATCGTCAACCTGCTGATGCGGTTCTACGACCTCGACGGCGGCACGATCCGCCTCGACGGCCGCGACATCGCGAGCTTCCCGCGGCGCGAGTTGCGCTCGAAGGTCGGCATGGTGCTCCAGGACACCTGGCTGTTCGGCGGCACGATCCTCGAGAACCTCCGGTACGGCAACCCCGACGCCACCGACGAGCAGATCCGTGAGGCGGCGCGTGTCACGTACGTCGACCGTTTCGTTCATTCGTTGCCCGCCGGGTACGACACGGTGATCAACGACGACGGCGACAACATCTCGGCGGGCGAGAAGCAGCTCGTGACGATCGCTCGAGCGTTCCTCGCCGACCCGTCGATCCTGATCCTCGACGAGGCGACCAGTTCGGTCGACACGCGTACCGAGGTCCTGATCCAGGAGGCCATGAACGCCCTCCGCTCACAGCGGACCAGCTTCGTGATCGCACACCGGCTCTCGACGATCCGTGGTGCCGACGTCATCTTGGTGATGGACGGTGGGCGCATCGTCGAGCAGGGCAACCACGACGAACTGATCGATCGGGGTGGGGCGTACGCCCAGCTCTATCAGGCGCAGTTCGCCGGCCAGTCGACCTGA